The Peribacillus simplex genome contains the following window.
CTCTGGCTTATCCGGAGTATGCATTTTAAAGATAAATGCTGGATTATTCGGAATCTTCGATATCGTTCTAGGTACACCTTTATCATCGAATTCGAAATCAGGGAAGTAACTGATCAAATCAACAGAATATCCTTCCTTCAACTCGTATTTCTTTTGAGGATTATTCAAATCAACCTTTAAGCTGCCATATTTCTCCTCGGTTTTTTTATTTATTAAATTAAAAGCCATCGTACTGAGCTCATTAAGTTTATAATCTACTTGGTAAAGGGCATAATGATCATATTTCAGAGGTTCATTGACTTTGATTTTATAATCTTTTACCTTATCAAGATCCACCTTTTCCCCTGGTATTGATTCTCCCTTGCGCTCATAGAGCGTAACATCAGATTGATAGGTTTTGGCTATCGTACCGGTTTTATCTATTGCAGCACTGTATTGTTCATCTTCTTCATTTCCTTTGTCATACACCTCTAAGGTGAATTCATTATTCTGAAGATAGTATTCACCATTTGTACCCGGGATTTCTTTTCTCTCACCTTCCCGTAGCCAAAGTACTTTGTCGATATACATCCCGGGGACAGAACGCAATAATGCTCCAATTAAGAAAATGATAAGTCCAATATGATTTACATAGGGTCCCCAACGTGAAAAACGCCCCTTTTCGGCAAGTATATGACCGTTTTCCTCGCGAATATGATAACGCTGCCTTTTTAATCTATTCTTTACTTCTTCAAGGTTTATATCTTGGTCTTCAAGCTTTGTCACTCCATAAAGCCTCTGACGCTTCATGAAACCGTCATGACGTGTGACCCCTTGTTTTTTTAACGATCGATATAATGGAAAAAAACGATCGATACTGGCAATCAGGAGTGATGTGCCCAGCATGCCTATGATAATCAAATACCACCATGAACTATATAAATTATGGAACCCGAGTTCATAATACACCTTCCCGAACCAGCCGTATTCCAGTTCATAATGTTCTGCAGGCGTCGCGGTTGAAGGTATATACATTTCCTGGGGTAAGATCGTCCCGATAGCTGAAGCGACCAAGGCAATGACAATGAGCGTCACCCCTACCTTAACGGAAGAAAAGAAGTTCCATATTTTATCGATGATCGTTTTTTTATATGTTTGTGAACGCCTGGCAGTTCCTTCATATCGCATATCAATAAGCTTGTTTTCTTTTTCGTTACCAAGGACCATCCCGCATTTCCCACAAATCTTTGTGCCAAACGGATTTACATGACCGCAATCGCATTTTACTTCTTTCATGTCAAAAACTCCCCAATATTATGGTTTAATTCTCTCCATATGCTTTTGGATGCTCTCTTCTGTCAAAGCTCCGGTGATGATATCTACTACTTTCCCCTCTTTATCGACCAAAAAGGTAACTGGCAAAATATCCACGCGATAGGCATTTTCCACTTCCCTGCCTTTATCGATCATGACTGGAAAGGTAAGATTATGCTTTGTAATAAAATTATTGACAGCATAGTCAGATTCCCCGACATTGACCGCTAATATCTCAACGCCCTGGTCCTTAAAGTTTTTATATTGATTTTCCATATAAGGCATTTCATATTCACACGGCTTACAATATGTACCCCAAAAGTTCAGGAAGACGCCTTTTCCTTTGTATTCAGAAAGTTTATGCTCTTTGCCTTCCATATCAGTCAAAACGAAATTGGGTGCATCTGATCCTTTTCTCAGACTTTCATTCTTATCTTTAGTGAAGTTCGTATAAAGGGCAAACACTAAAGCTGCACCTAAAAGCAGAAGAATGATGGTCCTGCTTATTAGGCGTCGCTTCTTCTTATCCATAGAGATCCTCCTAATGCCACACTAAATTTAACCATACCATTATACCATTCAACACCATGCCCATTTTATTTAAATTTCTGAAGGTTTTGTGACATTCATTCCCGATTCATGAAAGAAAAGGTATTTACAGGTTGTTTTCCACCACCCATTCTTCCAGAGGAAGAATGGGGTAGTGGTTTCAACCTATTAATAAAGGAAATATTCTTTTTTACATTCTCCGCTGTTTAGGTTCGGTCGATGCTAAAGTCCTCATTAATTTAACTTCATGTGGAGTCAGTTCCCTGGAATCTCCTGCTGTTAACCCGTCCAAAGTCAAGAAACCATATTGTTCCCTCTTCAATTTTATGACGGGATGGCCGATTGCTTCAAACATCCTGCGGACTTGTCTATTCCTGCCTTCATGTATTGTGATTTCAACAATGGCCGTTTCCTTTTTTTTGTCGGTAGACAATACCCTAGTCTTGGCTGGAGCAGTCTTGCCATCCTCCAATTTGATACCTTTATCCAGCTTTTTCAAGCTTTCACGCAAAGGCATCCCTTTTACTTTTGCAACATACACTTTATCCACTTCATGCTTCGGATGCATTAACGTGTTTGCAAATTCTCCGTCATTGGTTAAAATCAACAAACCTGAAGTATCGTAATCCAAGCGGCCAACTGGATAAATCCGCTCATTGATGTAAGGGAAATAGTCCGTTACGACTTTTCTATTCTTATCATCCGAAACTGCCGAAATGACACCGCGCGGTTTATAGAATAGGAAATAAACAGGAGCTTCTTTTTCAAGCGGGACTTCATTAACCTGAACCTTATCATTAGGACCCACCTTCACGCCTAATTCCTTCACTACTTTGCCGTTCACTTTTACCTTGCCTTCTAAAATCAACTCTTCTGCTTTACGGCGGGAAGCCAGTCCAGCATGTGCTATCACCTTTTGTAATCGTTCCATCTATCTTCACCCCATAGTATAATCATTCGTTTGTTATTGTCTATACATACACAATCATACAATTATTACATATAGAGAGGCAAAAACAAAAGGTTTTTCGCGATTAAGAGCTTTTCTTTTATCAATACACTAATAATGAGACTGTTAAATGGTCTAGTTTCCATAATGAGTGTAACATAGCTTATTTTTCCATACAAAAAAATGTTTCTTTTAGATGAAAGTTTGGACCCCATTTAAAATCGATAGCCCATCATAGCCGTTAGTTTAAGAAAAAGACAAAAAAAAGAAATGGGATGCCCATTTCCTTCCTTTTACTTCATTCCGAAAACTAGTGTGACAACGATAACGGCAGCTATGATTCCGATCAGGTCCGCCAAAAGACCGACCTTAAGGGCATCACCCATTTTTTTGATCCCG
Protein-coding sequences here:
- the resB gene encoding cytochrome c biogenesis protein ResB; this translates as MKEVKCDCGHVNPFGTKICGKCGMVLGNEKENKLIDMRYEGTARRSQTYKKTIIDKIWNFFSSVKVGVTLIVIALVASAIGTILPQEMYIPSTATPAEHYELEYGWFGKVYYELGFHNLYSSWWYLIIIGMLGTSLLIASIDRFFPLYRSLKKQGVTRHDGFMKRQRLYGVTKLEDQDINLEEVKNRLKRQRYHIREENGHILAEKGRFSRWGPYVNHIGLIIFLIGALLRSVPGMYIDKVLWLREGERKEIPGTNGEYYLQNNEFTLEVYDKGNEEDEQYSAAIDKTGTIAKTYQSDVTLYERKGESIPGEKVDLDKVKDYKIKVNEPLKYDHYALYQVDYKLNELSTMAFNLINKKTEEKYGSLKVDLNNPQKKYELKEGYSVDLISYFPDFEFDDKGVPRTISKIPNNPAFIFKMHTPDKPEGEVSFVAIKETVEPLGENTYKMAFNGVETQDVTALTVRKDLTLWILFTGGIIFMIGVVQGSYWNHRRIWIKRKDDEILMAGHTNKNWHGIKRDIKQAIESTSLSEPIDQLEDEKSSSKGEVLNG
- the resA gene encoding thiol-disulfide oxidoreductase ResA — encoded protein: MDKKKRRLISRTIILLLLGAALVFALYTNFTKDKNESLRKGSDAPNFVLTDMEGKEHKLSEYKGKGVFLNFWGTYCKPCEYEMPYMENQYKNFKDQGVEILAVNVGESDYAVNNFITKHNLTFPVMIDKGREVENAYRVDILPVTFLVDKEGKVVDIITGALTEESIQKHMERIKP
- the rluB gene encoding 23S rRNA pseudouridine(2605) synthase RluB, producing MERLQKVIAHAGLASRRKAEELILEGKVKVNGKVVKELGVKVGPNDKVQVNEVPLEKEAPVYFLFYKPRGVISAVSDDKNRKVVTDYFPYINERIYPVGRLDYDTSGLLILTNDGEFANTLMHPKHEVDKVYVAKVKGMPLRESLKKLDKGIKLEDGKTAPAKTRVLSTDKKKETAIVEITIHEGRNRQVRRMFEAIGHPVIKLKREQYGFLTLDGLTAGDSRELTPHEVKLMRTLASTEPKQRRM